The Flavobacteriales bacterium genome contains the following window.
ACTAATTTTTCTTCTTTATCTGTTTTATGAATATTAAGTTCATTTAGTACTGAACTTTTTGTACATTTGGAAAATAATGACAGAAAAAGATCAATATATTGAACAAGTTGGGCTATTTTACGAAAAGTATGGCCTCCCTAAGATGGCAGGAAGAATATTGGGCTATCTAATTGCTTCATCTACTGAAAACAACTCTTTCGATGATTTAATGAATGCTTTACAGGCTAGTAAAGGTTCTATTAGTGGCAACCTTAAACTGTTGACCAATCAGAAAATGATTGAAAAGCACATGGTTACAGGAATTAGGCAATCATATTATCGAATAGCAACGAATAGTTTAAACAATATGATTGCCTCAAAAGTTGCTTCTATTGGACTATTTAAAGATATTATCGCCAAAGGAATTGCATTAAATGATAACGATGAAAGTTGGGTTAAAAACGAACTTAAATCCATTCACAGTTATTATGAATTCTTAGAAAATGAGATTCCTAAATTGCGGCTTAAATGGGAGCAATTGAATGCCAATAATAAATAAAAGAAGATGACATTAGAAAGGAAAGTTGCCAAAGTATTTAATTTGACTCATGAGAATTGGATGAAACACTCCAATCCATGGAGTGTATGGACTAGATATTCTGTTTTACCATTAATTGTTTTGGCTTTTTGGAGCCGATTGTGGATTGGCTGGTGGTGTTTAATTCCAGGAGGAATTTCATTGCTTTGGATGTTTTTTAATCCTGTATTTTTTAAACAACCAAAATCTACCAAAAATTGGGCTTCAAAATCGGTTATGGGAGAACGCGTTTACCTCAACAGAGATCAAATTGCTATACCAGCTATTCATCAAAAGCCAATTTATCAAATCTTAAATCTTATTTCATCGATAGGAATGGGGCTAGCAATATGGGCAATAGTTGTCTATTCTATTTGGGGAGCCGTTTTAGGTGTTGCATTGGCTTACCTTGGTAAGAGTTGGTATTTGGATCGAATGGTCTGGCTCTATGAAGACATGAAAGAAACCAACGCCGAATATAAAAGTTGGGATTATTAAATCCTCTTAAAATCAAAAAAAGCAGACTTCCAATTGAAAGCTGCTTTTATAATTTTACGTTTATAGCTTTTGATTAAACCAAGCCACTGCTTCTTTAATTGTTTCTTTTATTTCGGCTTCCTGATCATAGAAATTAAATTGATGATATGGCGATTCTAATTCCGTATCCATCCAATGTAATCGCTTATCTTCTGTACGAATTGCATTGAAAAACTTTTTCGTATAGTTAGGTAAAACGGCTCCATCTGAATGGATCATTAAAATAGGGCAATTAATCTTTTCTGCTGATGGCATTGGATTTGTTGTCAACCAATCTTCCCAAGACATTACTGCAAATTGATCAGCACTCCATTCCTTTATTGCTCCTCTTTCTGGGTTTAAGTAATAATCATACGGCCCGTACATTGCAGCAGTTTCATCGGTTGTAGAAATTGTTGGAATATAAGCTACTGAACCGTCTTGTGCATACTTCTTTTTAGCGGCTTTTGCAGCATTTATTTTTTCATTTACTCCTTCTTCGCCGCCATAAAATAACTTTACAGCCTCTTCATCATGCAGCCAAGATGCTGCGGTTACTACGGTATGAATTCGATCATCTTCGGCTGCGGCCATCAGGGTATACATTGCTCCAGCACATACTCCAAAAGCTCCTATTTTAGAAGTTTCAACTTCCTTTAGGCCAGACAAATAGGTTACCGCATTTTTAATGTCTACTTTTTTTAGTTGTGGACTTTCATAAAAACGTGGTTCTCCCTCACTTTCTCCAAAGTTTCTAAAGTCAAACGCTAATGTGATAAAACCTTGCTCTGCAAAATGTTGGGCATATAGTCCCGCCATTTGCTCTTTTACTGTAGTCCAACTTCCTGAAACAATTATTGCTGGATAAGTTGTCCCTTCTTTATAATTTGTAGGATAATACAAGTTCCCTACTAACTTTGCTCCTTCGCTGTTAAAATTTACTTTTTTCATTTTTATTTGATTTTGAGTATAGGCATTTAGAGTAAACATTCCCATTATTGCCATGATGATGATTGATTTCA
Protein-coding sequences here:
- a CDS encoding alpha/beta hydrolase, whose amino-acid sequence is MKSIIIMAIMGMFTLNAYTQNQIKMKKVNFNSEGAKLVGNLYYPTNYKEGTTYPAIIVSGSWTTVKEQMAGLYAQHFAEQGFITLAFDFRNFGESEGEPRFYESPQLKKVDIKNAVTYLSGLKEVETSKIGAFGVCAGAMYTLMAAAEDDRIHTVVTAASWLHDEEAVKLFYGGEEGVNEKINAAKAAKKKYAQDGSVAYIPTISTTDETAAMYGPYDYYLNPERGAIKEWSADQFAVMSWEDWLTTNPMPSAEKINCPILMIHSDGAVLPNYTKKFFNAIRTEDKRLHWMDTELESPYHQFNFYDQEAEIKETIKEAVAWFNQKL